One Solanum lycopersicum chromosome 4, SLM_r2.1 DNA window includes the following coding sequences:
- the LOC101245757 gene encoding F-box protein At1g47056, with translation MGQSASTVAGAQNRIKSRSSPVISSMKEIDDSDDVIDVFDVGEFDYSSNIPDECLACIFHFLSSGDRKSSSLVCRRWLRVEGQSRHRLSLNAQSELVAVVPVIFSRFDSVTKLALKCDRRSASIGDEALVLISLRCRNLTRLKLRSCRELTDAGMESFAKNCKGLKKLSCGSCAFGAKGMNAVLNNCSALEELSVKRLRGITDGAAAEPIGPGVAGGSLRVICLKELYNGQCFGPLIIGSKSLRTLKLFRCSGDWDKILEVIAEQVSELVEIHLERLQVSDTGLAAISKCSILEILHLVKTPECTNNGLKAVAENCKLLRKLHIDGWKTNRISDDGLIAVAKHCPNLQELVLIGVNPTCASLEKLATNCLNLERLALCGSETVGDPELSCIAAKCIALRKLCIKSCPVSDQGMEALASGCPNLVKVKVKKCRLVTSGSADWLRTTRGSVAVNLDTPEPENPDASASDGGLPEVGNEIRQVAGQVRGVSIASSSTGRSNSFKARLGLATGRNLVACTFRRWSSFGGSSSSSSRNN, from the coding sequence ATGGGTCAGTCAGCTTCCACCGTCGCCGGAGCTCAAAACCGTATAAAGTCTAGATCTTCGCCGGTGATTTCTTCTATGAAGGAAATTGATGATTCCGACGATGTTATCGATGTATTCGATGTAGGAGAGTTTGATTATTCTTCTAATATTCCTGATGAGTGTTTAGCTTGCATTTTCCATTTCCTTAGCTCAGGTGACCGGAAAAGTTCTTCTCTCGTCTGCCGCCGTTGGCTCCGTGTGGAAGGCCAGAGCCGTCACCGTCTCTCGCTTAATGCACAATCGGAACTTGTGGCTGTTGTTCCTGTGATTTTCTCTAGGTTTGATTCGGTAACGAAACTCGCTTTGAAATGTGACCGTAGATCTGCGAGTATTGGGGATGAGGCGTTGGTGCTTATCTCTTTAAGGTGCCGGAACCTAACTCGTTTGAAGCTTCGGTCGTGCCGGGAGCTTACTGATGCTGGAATGGAATCTTTTGCGAAGAACTGTAAGGGTTTGAAGAAACTATCTTGTGGATCTTGTGCTTTTGGAGCTAAAGGGATGAACGCCGTGTTGAATAACTGCTCGGCTCTGGAAGAGTTGTCCGTGAAGCGGCTGCGTGGTATCACAGATGGGGCTGCAGCTGAGCCAATTGGTCCTGGTGTTGCAGGGGGTTCTCTGAGAGTTATTTGCCTTAAGGAACTCTACAATGGACAGTGTTTTGGACCGTTGATTATTGGATCGAAGAGTTTGCGGACGCTGAAGCTGTTCCGTTGTTCTGGAGATTGGGATAAGATTCTGGAAGTGATTGCTGAACAAGTCAGTGAACTTGTTGAAATTCATCTTGAGAGGCTTCAGGTCAGTGATACCGGTCTTGCTGCTATATCTAAATGTTCCATTCTTGAAATTCTGCACCTTGTGAAAACGCCTGAATGCACTAATAATGGTCTAAAGGCTGTTGCTGAAAACTGTAAGCTTCTAAGAAAGCTTCACATTGATGGGTGGAAGACTAACAGGATAAGTGATGATGGGTTAATTGCTGTGGCAAAACATTGCCCCAATTTACAAGAATTGGTTTTAATAGGTGTGAATCCAACATGTGCTAGTTTGGAGAAGTTGGCTACAAATTGCTTGAATTTAGAGAGATTAGCTCTGTGTGGAAGTGAAACTGTTGGGGATCCAGAACTGTCGTGCATAGCTGCGAAATGTATTGCATTAAGAAAACTTTGTATAAAGAGTTGCCCAGTATCCGATCAGGGTATGGAAGCGCTTGCTAGTGGATGCCCAAATTTGGTAAAAGTAAAGGTTAAGAAATGTAGATTGGTGACTTCTGGAAGTGCAGATTGGTTGCGGACAACTAGGGGCTCCGTTGCTGTGAACTTGGATACACCTGAACCTGAAAATCCTGATGCAAGTGCCAGTGATGGTGGTTTGCCTGAAGTTGGCAATGAAATTAGGCAGGTGGCTGGCCAAGTAAGAGGTGTAAGTATTGCATCAAGCAGTACTGGGAGGTCAAATTCCTTTAAGGCCAGGCTAGGACTTGCAACAGGAAGGAATCTGGTGGCTTGCACATTCAGAAGGTGGTCGAGCTTTGGTGGGAGTTCGAGTTCCAGTTCCagaaataattag
- the LOC101258257 gene encoding cyclin-J18 — protein MKKEVCFCLLARLVEFLIQSAQDLQVSPIVKYSALSLFADRFYPSLTGEGTKDAKSWLLQPLRESNLQLFALVAIWISSKIHDSPSLSVKSFKSLADNIIKEQHFTTKDFLEAELVLMEVLKFEIGMKSIPFRFFEDLLLKFSEVARVGKQLSLEACMDIMDLVYEKGKISSFNCSSHHLAASIVVAAYAITVPLQQSEFPILLWVKFVTSCKEEDIVVTVKNILMYVFEA, from the coding sequence ATGAAGAAGGAGGTTTGTTTTTGTTTGCTAGCTCGTCTTGTAGAATTCCTCATTCAATCAGCTCAGGACCTTCAAGTTTCTCCGATCGTCAAATACTCGGCACTGTCACTTTTCGCCGATCGATTCTACCCATCTCTTACCGGAGAAGGAACTAAAGATGCTAAGAGCTGGCTCTTACAGCCTCTGAGAGAAAGCAATTTGCAGCTATTTGCCCTTGTTGCAATATGGATCTCAAGCAAAATACACGATTCTCCTTCTCTAAGTGTCAAATCCTTCAAGTCTCTAGCTGACAACATCATTAAAGAGCAGCATTTTACAACAAAGGATTTTCTGGAAGCTGAGCTAGTGTTAATGGAGGTATTGAAATTTGAGATCGGCATGAAAAGCATTCCCTTCCGATTCTTCGAAGATCTACTCTTAAAGTTCAGTGAAGTTGCCAGAGTTGGAAAGCAATTAAGCTTGGAAGCTTGCATGGATATTATGGATCTGGTATACGAAAAGGGGAAGATTTCATCTTTCAATTGTTCTTCTCATCATCTAGCCGCATCGATTGTTGTTGCTGCATACGCAATCACAGTTCCATTGCAACAGAGTGAATTCCCCATTCTTCTATGGGTAAAGTTTGTCACTTCGTGCAAAGAGGAGGATATTGTAGTCACTGTCAAAAATATTCTAATGTACGTGTTTGAAGCTTGA
- the LOC104647186 gene encoding protein RER1A, translating into MDVGGGAVAGDGASSTSSAVSQWTFTLSQRYQHLLDKSTPHILYRWIFFATIAFIFAIRVFMVQGFYIITYALGIYIIQLLIAFLSPQVDPEVDGPTLPTRGSDEFRPFVRRLPEFKFWYSLSKAVCIAFVLTFFSAFDVPVFWPILLFYWLVLFVSTMKRQIMHMVKYKYVPFTFGKQRYGKKAPSTDERSVSKP; encoded by the exons atggacgtCGGTGGCGGAGCAGTTGCCGGCGACGGTGCTTCTTCTACTTCCTCCGCCGTGTCTCAGTGGACCTTCACCTTATCACAGCGATATCAACACCTTCTGGATAAATCGACACCTCACATCCTTTATCGGTGGATCTTCTTCGCTACGATCGCTTTCATCTTTGCTATTCGCGTGTTCATGGTTCAAGGTTTCTACATCATCACATATGCTTTAGGAATCTACATAATCCAGCTCCTTATTGCTTTCCTTTCCCCTCAAGTCGATCCAGAAGTTGACGGTCCTACCCTTCCCACTCGCGGATCCGATGAGTTTCGCCCTTTCGTTCGTCGCCTTCCTGAATTTAAATTCTG GTACTCACTATCAAAAGCAGTCTGCATTGCTTTTGTGTTGACATTCTTCAGTGCCTTTGATGTGCCTGTATTTTGGCCAATTTTGTTATTCTATTGGTTGGTACTGTTTGTTTCAACGATGAAGAGGCAAATAATGCACATggtcaaatataaatatgtgcCCTTCACATTTGGCAAGCAG CGTTACGGGAAGAAAGCACCATCAACTGATGAGAGAAGTGTTTCCAAACCTTGA
- the LOC101246050 gene encoding protein RICE SALT SENSITIVE 3-like has translation MEGGLPMLNCLLQHTLRSVCTCSDSSSNASEWVYAVFWRIVPRNYPPPKWDHGGGLLDRAKGNKRNWILVWEDGFCDFYECERSKREHVTINFGPEIFFKMSHEVYSFGEGLVGKVAADNSHRWVSKDAPNEKDSNFTCSWNMSIEAQPRAWGVQFNSGIQTIAIISVREGIIQLGSFNKAFEDHNLVLNIQRKFSYLQSIPGIYAIQRPFLPIQHPYTYKPNNVTLVNETDNQMDDKNQIIGSKRVHEFPFKSINFGYNSPQTMASLPLWSMPIAAPSCYANAAHEMSSLHDRVTRNTTSKDVKVVDELGHLKFETDEENDQFSLNQNLGLENKVVEVGFRQLGNGGAAPNPN, from the exons atggaAGGTGGACTCCCCATGCTAAATTGTCTGTTACAACATACACTTAGAAGTGTCTGTACTTGCTCTGACTCTTCTTCTAATGCTTCTGAGTGGGTCTATGCTGTTTTCTGGAGAATTGTCCCAAGAAATTATCCTCCACCTAA ATGGGATCATGGAGGAGGCTTGCTTGATCGCGCTAAAGGGAACAAGAGAAACTG GATTCTTGTTTGGGAAGATGgtttttgtgacttttatgaatgtGAAAGATCGAAAAGGGAACATGTAACGATAAATTTTGGTCCTGAAATCTTCTTCAAAATGTCTCATGAGGTTTATTCTTTTGGTGAAGG attGGTGGGCAAAGTTGCAGCAGATAATAGTCACAGATGGGTGTCTAAAGATGCCCCAAATGAAAAAGATTCAAACTTTACTTGCTCATGGAATATGTCTATTGAAGCT cAACCAAGAGCCTGGGGAGTTCAGTTTAATTCAGGCATTCAG ACTATTGCTATTATATCTGTTAGGGAAGGCATAATTCAGCTTGGCTCATTTAACAAG GCATTTGAAGATCATAATCTAGTATTAAACATTCAGAGGAAATTCAGCTACCTTCAGAGCATACCGGGTATTTATGCAATTCAGAGACCATTTTTGCCAATCCAACATCCATATACTTACAAGCCAAACAATGTCACTCTAGTTAACGAGACGGATAATCAAATGGATGACAAAAACCAGATAATTGGGTCGAAAAGAGTTCATGAGTTTCCGTTCAAGTCTATCAACTTTGGCTATAATAGCCCACAAACTATGGCTAGTCTACCTTTGTGGTCGATGCCTATAGCAGCACCGTCTTGTTATGCTAATGCAGCACATGAGATGAGTTCTTTACATGACAGAGTTACGAGGAACACTACAAGCAAGGATGTCAAGGTTGTCGATGAATTAGGCCATTTGAAGTTTGAGACAGATGAGGAAAATGATCAATTTTCCTTAAACCAGAACTTAGGCCTGGAAAATAAGGTAGTTGAGGTTGGTTTTAGACAATTAGGAAACGGAGGGGCTGCTCCAAATCCAAATTAA